From Antedon mediterranea chromosome 9, ecAntMedi1.1, whole genome shotgun sequence, a single genomic window includes:
- the LOC140059061 gene encoding protein polybromo-1-like isoform X1, translating to MSKRRRSTTSEDTSEVPNVIIPVAMKKRKRSIQTMEVVDICHELYETIRNEKDENGRLVCEAFHRAPKRRSQPDYYEVVSSPIDLLKIQQRIRMDEYDTVNQMSNDVELMISNAKSYYPRNSPEYKDACDLWDLFVDRLNEMMQQDGPSGLKKTAEKEAELNERRRTRSTSSMEVAQQLGRPSTIKEEPVESSEEDDDNEEEEEGDEIEDDNDDKEVILDDDDEEFDANQSETTSVQGSDFAMDNPDSLLEQLFTAVIMHRDTNGRFISALFRKLPKPAQFPDYYDVIDNPIDMKDMAKKIRGGKYVGLNDLVEDMNLMVRNAKTFNEPGSQVYKDACTLKKVILSKAKELERRKENTPGGEKTKSSERIKKRRSNFNQDQEQDQDVENTSAVDMALDLPSDGEDETPLAPMQYEEGDEWDAESFLMDANDVLHVLFDIIVKQKNSIGQFISEPFFRLPSRRHYPDYYEEIKNPMGLGKIRSKLKSGKFESLEELGHDLDLVFANAKQYNKSTSRLYKDADKLQRLLHIKKRELLKLDVKRDLEDNEGGIGKKRRMFKQEDGDIDDKIVMKQRMLQLCDKLAKYQDETGRYPIELFLEKPSKKLYPDYYQVITEPIDLTTIRNDIEAESYPNEEAVMGSFQLMFNNARLYNEEGSLVYQDANLLESILKKNYRELGPLPGKPKYGSPKKASLANLPKGPAPLSQKLSSLYAVIRDYRDTAQRELAVPFIRLPSKNEYPEYYQVIKKPIDMQRIQQRMNGKQYETIDDMVNDFLLLFDNACKFNEPDSWIYKDALTLQRELIRARRELTGDEVSGVPEVMSMVREILTSLFVSVANHQDEEGRCYSDSLAEIPMEKKEGEEAVEETAQDDQSQTSEPKQKPAPALDLDTLRKFLDRRCFRRLDRFQDGMFEIFERARQLSRTDSQLYEDVVELQKFFITIRDEICKNGEILLSPALSYTHRHLQNALDKEKKEKLPNELKEDAEKKEEEGKQEEEVIKAGEEGDPDGLVVQGQTYRIGDFIYVEPSEKNLKPHIVCIERVWQDEDGENWLHGNWYLRPPETFHLATRKFLEKEVFKSDYYNKVKFTKVIGRCFVMFVKDYFKTKPESFPEADIYVCESRYSAKAKAFKKIKIWSQTAVNSKLVPRTDTLSKVRVASVFANQDEKKDDNNDEITVLEKVRETVEAEVVNPEEGCKYYEQMQFGAMWYKLGDHVFVRSDQLRPFIARIDKMWLDANEDPWFHGPWFVHPSETEHPPTRMFYKNEVFLSSIEDTNPMRSISGKCAVLGYKDYTSCRPTEVPEEHVFICESQYKEAEKQIRKIKHLKRFKSLSNKVIDDEMYFFKKPITPLKEPSPLLNVQEEEEEIEDGVSHMGDSDTGVDSESITSTPKLKAKSRHASGFILFASENRPGVRIANPKWSFGEISRDIGLKWRNLTPEQKATYEERATEWAEARAAEKEANIPLPSAGSVCIYECLWEGCDHQYEDRDDLQGHIIELSGHIKNTADNGGKSFACKWKGCPRYKKNQPFPVMGRLIRHCKEVHIRHAAKYVFPSQIGRSYFSCESVQNGLNVMAPGQNAVMGIVGPPTPVGMAARQINPGFNPMLQGQMQGYPQQGMPQQWHQQQGGQWQQVQQQPGQYMTPGQPMQQYQMMQQGMGSQQGHIMQQGMMPYNQPPPMMMAPLPHLMAPGNPPPPPHHPPPPPQMLGPQPVQLQQQGVQMNQNQLNVQPQPPPQPMFVAPPPKTQRLLHSEAYIRYIEGLTPNKTSVGDWERNLYIRPEHVPPTSDNRGRNVSQWLENKPADGDVTKALWKLRDYMLNDALRIDRTYEFEEKEPQFRDDDIIIEVTR from the exons CGAACGAGAAGCACCTCTTCAATGGAGGTTGCACAACAATTAGGGAGACCGTCAACGATAAAAGAAGAGCCTGTAGAATCTAGTGAAGAGGACGATGACaatgaggaggaggaggagggaGATGAAATCGAGgacgataatgatgataaaGAAGTAAttttagatgatgatgatgag GAATTTGATGCTAACCAATCAGAGACTACATCAGTTCAGGGGTCAGATTTTGCGATGGATAACCCAGACAGTCTTCTAGAGCAGCTCTTCACAGCTGTTATCATGCATAGGGATACCAACGGCCGATTTATTAGCGCCCTCTTTAGGAAGCTTCCTAAACCGGCCCAATTTCCTGACTACTACGACGTGATTGATAACCCTATTGATATGAAAGATATGGCAAAGAAAATTCGA GGTGGTAAATACGTGGGCTTAAACGACCTAGTAGAAGATATGAACCTGATGGTGCGTAACGCAAAGACTTTCAACGAGCCTGGCTCTCAAGTGTACAAGGATGCATGTACGCTAAAGAAGGTTATCTTGTCAAAAGCTAAAGAACTCGAAAGACGAAAGGAGAACACGCCAGGAGGAGAGAAGACCAAGTCATCAGAGAGGATAAA GAAAAGACGAAGCAACTTCAATCAAGATCAAGAGCAAGATCAAGATGTGGAGAACACATCTGCCGTAGACATGGCTCTTGACCTGCCATCAGATGGAGAGGATGAGACACCATTGGCACCGATGCAGTACGAGGAAGGCGATGAATGGGATGCGGAAAGCTTCCTGATGGATGCTAACGATGTCTTGCATGTGCTTTTTGACATCATTGTCAAACAGAAGAACTCCATTGGGCAGTTTATCTCGGAACCATTCTTCAGATTACCGAGTCGAAGGCATTATCCAGATTATTATGAGGAGATTAAAAACCCAATGGGATTAGGGAAAATCCGATCTAAGCTTaag aGTGGCAAATTTGAATCTCTGGAGGAACTAGGCCATGATTTGGACCTAGTATTTGCTAACGCTAAGCAGTACAACAAATCTACAAGTCGCTTGTACAAAGATGCTGACAAGTTACAGAGACTGTTACACATCAAGAAAAGAGAGCTGTTGAAGTTAGACGTAAAG agaGATTTAGAAGATAATGAAGGGGGTATTGGAAAGAAACGGCGCATGTTTAAGCAAGAGGATGGTGACATAGATGACAAGATAGTGATGAAGCAACGGATGCTACAACTATGTGATAAGTTGGCCAAATATCAG GATGAGACTGGTCGCTATCCAATTGAATTGTTCTTAGAGAAGCCATCAAAGAAGCTGTATCCAGATTACTACCAAGTGATCACAGAACCCATTGATCTCACCACAATACGGAATGACATCGAGGCAGAAAGT TATCCAAATGAGGAAGCTGTTATGGGCAGCTTTCAACTGATGTTCAACAATGCCAGGCTTTACAATGAAGAAGGCTCCCTAGTTTACCAAGATGCCAACTTGCTAGAATCCATCCTGAAGAAAAATTACAGGGAGTTAGGTCCTCTTCCTG GTAAACCTAAGTATGGAAGCCCAAAGAAAGCATCGCTTGCCAACTTGCCCAAAGGACCAGCACCACTTTCCCAAAAGCTCAGTTCACTGTATGCTGTCATCAGAGATTATCGGGATACTGCGCAGCGAGAATTAGCTGTACCTTTCATTCGACTACCATCcaaaaat gagTATCCTGAATACTATCAAGTAATTAAGAAGCCAATCGATATGCAACGCATTCAACAACGTATGAATGGTAAACAGTACGAAACGATAGACGATATGGTCAACGATTTTCTCCTACTGTTTGACAATGCTTGTAAATTTAACGAGCCGGACTCGTGGATCTACAAAGACGCTCTGACGCTTCAGAGAGAGCTTATACGTGCCAGGCGTGAACTGACCGGCGACGAAGTGTCTGGAGTGCCAGAGGTTATGTCCATGGTGAGAGAAATTCTTACGAGTTTGTTTGTGTCGGTTGCCAATCATCAAGATGAAGAAGGGCGTTGTTACAGTGACTCACTTGCAGAAATACCAATGGAGAAAAAAGAGGGGGAAGAGGCGGTTGAAGAAACAGCACAAGATGATCAATCACAAACATCGGAACCTAAACAAAA GCCGGCCCCAGCATTGGATTTAGATACCCTACGCAAATTCCTAGACAGAAGATGTTTTCGTAGGCTAGATCGATTCCAGGATGGAATGTTTGAGATATTTGAACGGGCTAGACAGCTTTCAAGAACAGACTCTCAG TTGTATGAAGATGTGGTGGAACTACAGAAATTCTTTATTACAATACGAGATGAAATTTGCAAGAATGGTGAGATTCTACTCTCACCTGCTCTCAGCTATACACACAGACATCTTCAAAATGCCTTGgacaaagaaaagaaagaaaaactaCCAAATGAG TTAAAAGAAGATGCAGAAAAGAAAGAGGAAGAGGGGAAGCAGGAGGAAGAAGTAATCAAGGCAGGAGAGGAAGGAGATCCAGATGGGTTGGTTGTCCAGGGCCAGACATACAGAATTGGGGATTTCATCTATGTTGAACCAAG tgAGAAGAATCTAAAGCCGCACATTGTTTGTATTGAGCGTGTCTGGCAAGATGAGGATGGCGAAAACTGGTTGCATGGCAACTGGTATCTCCGGCCACCAGAAACGTTCCACCTCGCTACCAGAAAGTTTCTTGAAAAG GAAGTGTTTAAGAGTGACTATTACAACAAAGTAAAATTCACCAAAGTGATTGGTCGATGTTTTGTAATGTTCGTCAAAGATTACTTCAAAACAAAACCGGAGAGTTTTCCTGAAGCGGACATTTATGTCTGTGAGTCTCGGTATTCAGCGAAAGCAAAAGCTTTTAAGAAGATTAAG ATTTGGTCTCAAACAGCAGTTAATAGCAAACTGGTACCACGTACTGACACGCTCTCAAAGGTCCGTGTAGCATCTGTTTTCGCAAATCAGGATGAGAAAAAAGACGATAACAATGATGAAATTACTGTCTTAGAAAAAGTTAGAGAA ACGGTCGAGGCGGAAGTTGTAAACCCAGAGGAGGGTTGTAAATATTATGAGCAGATGCAGTTTGGAGCAATGTGGTATAAATTGGGTGATCACGTGTTTGTCCGCTCTGATCAACTCAGACCGTTCATCGCTAGAATTGACAAAATGTGGTTGGATGCTAA CGAAGATCCCTGGTTCCACGGTCCTTGGTTTGTGCACCCGTCTGAGACGGAACATCCTCCGACACGGATGTTTTACAAGAATGAAGTCTTCCTCAGTTCTATTGAGGATACGAACCCGATGAGAAGCATCAGCGGAAAATGCGCTGTCCTGGGATACAAGGATTATACGTCAT gTCGTCCAACCGAAGTTCCAGAAGAACATGTGTTTATCTGCGAATCACAATACAAAGAAGCAGAAAAACAAATTCGCAAGATCAAACATCTGAAGAGGTTTAAATCTCTCTCAAACAAAGTCATTGATGATGAGATGTATTTCTTTAAGAAACCTATCACCCCTCTTAAGGAGCCGTCGCCCCTCTTGAACGTCCAGGAGGAGGAAGAGGAGATTGAGGATGGGGTGTCACATATGGGTGATAGCGATACAGGGGTGGACTCTGAGAGTATTACATCCACCCCGAAACTGAAAGCG AAATCGCGCCACGCAAGCGGGTTTATTTTGTTTGCCAGCGAAAATCGTCCAGGTGTGCGAATAGCCAATCCCAAGTGGTCATTTGGGGAGATAAGCCGTGATATAGGCCTCAAG TGGCGTAATCTAACGCCAGAGCAGAAGGCAACGTATGAGGAGCGAGCCACAGAGTGGGCGGAAGCGAGGGCTGCGGAGAAGGAAGCCAACATCCCTCTGCCGTCTGCAGGTTCTGTCTGCATCTACGAATGCCTCTGGGAGGGATGTGATCACCAGTATGAAGACAGAGATGACCTGCAAGGTCACATCATTGAGTTGTCAGGACATATTAAGAATACTGCGGATAATG GAGGGAAGTCGTTTGCCTGTAAATGGAAAGGATGTccaagatataaaaaaaacca ACCTTTCCCTGTGATGGGGCGTCTAATCCGCCATTGCAAGGAAGTCCACATCCGACATGCGGCCAAGTACGTGTTCCCATCGCAAATCGGACGCAGCTATTTCTCCTGCGAGAGTGTTCAGAACGGGTTAAACGTGATGGCTCCTGGACAGAATGCGGTGATGGGCATAGTGGGGCCACCCACTCCAGTAGGTATGGCAGCTCGTCAGATCAACCCAGGCTTTAACCCAATGTTACAAG GTCAAATGCAGGGATACCCTCAGCAAGGGATGCCGCAACAATGGCATCAGCAACAAGGGGGCCAGTGGCAACAGGTGCAGCAGCAACCAGGCCAGTATATGACCCCAGGTCAACCTATGCAGCAGTATCAGATGATGCAACAGGGTATGGGGTCACAACAGGGTCACATAATGCAGCAAG GTATGATGCCATATAACCAGCCTCCTCCGATGATGATGGCACCACTGCCGCACCTCATGGCTCCTGGAAACCCCCCTCCTCCACCTCATCATCCACCCCCTCCTCCTCAAATGCTAGGCCCTCAGCCTGTGCAACTTCAACAACAAG gaGTTCAAATGAATCAGAATCAGTTGAACGTTCAACCTCAGCCGCCTCCGCAGCCAATGTTTGTTGCTCCGCCCCCAAAAACTCAACGATTGCTCCACTCTGAAGCCTACATCCG GTATATCGAAGGTCTAACGCCGAACAAGACAAGCGTCGGGGACTGGGAGAGGAACCTGTACATTCGCCCTGAGCATGTTCCACCAACGTCTGACAACAGAGGGCGCAATGTTAGTCAGTGGTTAGAGAATAAACCCGCAGATGGCGATGTTACCAAGGCATTGTGGAAGCTACGCGACTACATGCTCAATGATGCGTTAAGAATTGATCGTACTTATGAATT TGAGGAAAAAGAACCACAATTCAGAGATGATGATATCATAATAGAGGTGACTAGATGA
- the LOC140059061 gene encoding protein polybromo-1-like isoform X2, whose product MSKRRRSTTSEDTSEVPNVIIPVAMKKRKRSIQTMEVVDICHELYETIRNEKDENGRLVCEAFHRAPKRRSQPDYYEVVSSPIDLLKIQQRIRMDEYDTVNQMSNDVELMISNAKSYYPRNSPEYKDACDLWDLFVDRLNEMMQQDGPSGLKKTAEKEAELNERREFDANQSETTSVQGSDFAMDNPDSLLEQLFTAVIMHRDTNGRFISALFRKLPKPAQFPDYYDVIDNPIDMKDMAKKIRGGKYVGLNDLVEDMNLMVRNAKTFNEPGSQVYKDACTLKKVILSKAKELERRKENTPGGEKTKSSERIKKRRSNFNQDQEQDQDVENTSAVDMALDLPSDGEDETPLAPMQYEEGDEWDAESFLMDANDVLHVLFDIIVKQKNSIGQFISEPFFRLPSRRHYPDYYEEIKNPMGLGKIRSKLKSGKFESLEELGHDLDLVFANAKQYNKSTSRLYKDADKLQRLLHIKKRELLKLDVKRDLEDNEGGIGKKRRMFKQEDGDIDDKIVMKQRMLQLCDKLAKYQDETGRYPIELFLEKPSKKLYPDYYQVITEPIDLTTIRNDIEAESYPNEEAVMGSFQLMFNNARLYNEEGSLVYQDANLLESILKKNYRELGPLPGKPKYGSPKKASLANLPKGPAPLSQKLSSLYAVIRDYRDTAQRELAVPFIRLPSKNEYPEYYQVIKKPIDMQRIQQRMNGKQYETIDDMVNDFLLLFDNACKFNEPDSWIYKDALTLQRELIRARRELTGDEVSGVPEVMSMVREILTSLFVSVANHQDEEGRCYSDSLAEIPMEKKEGEEAVEETAQDDQSQTSEPKQKPAPALDLDTLRKFLDRRCFRRLDRFQDGMFEIFERARQLSRTDSQLYEDVVELQKFFITIRDEICKNGEILLSPALSYTHRHLQNALDKEKKEKLPNELKEDAEKKEEEGKQEEEVIKAGEEGDPDGLVVQGQTYRIGDFIYVEPSEKNLKPHIVCIERVWQDEDGENWLHGNWYLRPPETFHLATRKFLEKEVFKSDYYNKVKFTKVIGRCFVMFVKDYFKTKPESFPEADIYVCESRYSAKAKAFKKIKIWSQTAVNSKLVPRTDTLSKVRVASVFANQDEKKDDNNDEITVLEKVRETVEAEVVNPEEGCKYYEQMQFGAMWYKLGDHVFVRSDQLRPFIARIDKMWLDANEDPWFHGPWFVHPSETEHPPTRMFYKNEVFLSSIEDTNPMRSISGKCAVLGYKDYTSCRPTEVPEEHVFICESQYKEAEKQIRKIKHLKRFKSLSNKVIDDEMYFFKKPITPLKEPSPLLNVQEEEEEIEDGVSHMGDSDTGVDSESITSTPKLKAKSRHASGFILFASENRPGVRIANPKWSFGEISRDIGLKWRNLTPEQKATYEERATEWAEARAAEKEANIPLPSAGSVCIYECLWEGCDHQYEDRDDLQGHIIELSGHIKNTADNGGKSFACKWKGCPRYKKNQPFPVMGRLIRHCKEVHIRHAAKYVFPSQIGRSYFSCESVQNGLNVMAPGQNAVMGIVGPPTPVGMAARQINPGFNPMLQGQMQGYPQQGMPQQWHQQQGGQWQQVQQQPGQYMTPGQPMQQYQMMQQGMGSQQGHIMQQGMMPYNQPPPMMMAPLPHLMAPGNPPPPPHHPPPPPQMLGPQPVQLQQQGVQMNQNQLNVQPQPPPQPMFVAPPPKTQRLLHSEAYIRYIEGLTPNKTSVGDWERNLYIRPEHVPPTSDNRGRNVSQWLENKPADGDVTKALWKLRDYMLNDALRIDRTYEFEEKEPQFRDDDIIIEVTR is encoded by the exons GAATTTGATGCTAACCAATCAGAGACTACATCAGTTCAGGGGTCAGATTTTGCGATGGATAACCCAGACAGTCTTCTAGAGCAGCTCTTCACAGCTGTTATCATGCATAGGGATACCAACGGCCGATTTATTAGCGCCCTCTTTAGGAAGCTTCCTAAACCGGCCCAATTTCCTGACTACTACGACGTGATTGATAACCCTATTGATATGAAAGATATGGCAAAGAAAATTCGA GGTGGTAAATACGTGGGCTTAAACGACCTAGTAGAAGATATGAACCTGATGGTGCGTAACGCAAAGACTTTCAACGAGCCTGGCTCTCAAGTGTACAAGGATGCATGTACGCTAAAGAAGGTTATCTTGTCAAAAGCTAAAGAACTCGAAAGACGAAAGGAGAACACGCCAGGAGGAGAGAAGACCAAGTCATCAGAGAGGATAAA GAAAAGACGAAGCAACTTCAATCAAGATCAAGAGCAAGATCAAGATGTGGAGAACACATCTGCCGTAGACATGGCTCTTGACCTGCCATCAGATGGAGAGGATGAGACACCATTGGCACCGATGCAGTACGAGGAAGGCGATGAATGGGATGCGGAAAGCTTCCTGATGGATGCTAACGATGTCTTGCATGTGCTTTTTGACATCATTGTCAAACAGAAGAACTCCATTGGGCAGTTTATCTCGGAACCATTCTTCAGATTACCGAGTCGAAGGCATTATCCAGATTATTATGAGGAGATTAAAAACCCAATGGGATTAGGGAAAATCCGATCTAAGCTTaag aGTGGCAAATTTGAATCTCTGGAGGAACTAGGCCATGATTTGGACCTAGTATTTGCTAACGCTAAGCAGTACAACAAATCTACAAGTCGCTTGTACAAAGATGCTGACAAGTTACAGAGACTGTTACACATCAAGAAAAGAGAGCTGTTGAAGTTAGACGTAAAG agaGATTTAGAAGATAATGAAGGGGGTATTGGAAAGAAACGGCGCATGTTTAAGCAAGAGGATGGTGACATAGATGACAAGATAGTGATGAAGCAACGGATGCTACAACTATGTGATAAGTTGGCCAAATATCAG GATGAGACTGGTCGCTATCCAATTGAATTGTTCTTAGAGAAGCCATCAAAGAAGCTGTATCCAGATTACTACCAAGTGATCACAGAACCCATTGATCTCACCACAATACGGAATGACATCGAGGCAGAAAGT TATCCAAATGAGGAAGCTGTTATGGGCAGCTTTCAACTGATGTTCAACAATGCCAGGCTTTACAATGAAGAAGGCTCCCTAGTTTACCAAGATGCCAACTTGCTAGAATCCATCCTGAAGAAAAATTACAGGGAGTTAGGTCCTCTTCCTG GTAAACCTAAGTATGGAAGCCCAAAGAAAGCATCGCTTGCCAACTTGCCCAAAGGACCAGCACCACTTTCCCAAAAGCTCAGTTCACTGTATGCTGTCATCAGAGATTATCGGGATACTGCGCAGCGAGAATTAGCTGTACCTTTCATTCGACTACCATCcaaaaat gagTATCCTGAATACTATCAAGTAATTAAGAAGCCAATCGATATGCAACGCATTCAACAACGTATGAATGGTAAACAGTACGAAACGATAGACGATATGGTCAACGATTTTCTCCTACTGTTTGACAATGCTTGTAAATTTAACGAGCCGGACTCGTGGATCTACAAAGACGCTCTGACGCTTCAGAGAGAGCTTATACGTGCCAGGCGTGAACTGACCGGCGACGAAGTGTCTGGAGTGCCAGAGGTTATGTCCATGGTGAGAGAAATTCTTACGAGTTTGTTTGTGTCGGTTGCCAATCATCAAGATGAAGAAGGGCGTTGTTACAGTGACTCACTTGCAGAAATACCAATGGAGAAAAAAGAGGGGGAAGAGGCGGTTGAAGAAACAGCACAAGATGATCAATCACAAACATCGGAACCTAAACAAAA GCCGGCCCCAGCATTGGATTTAGATACCCTACGCAAATTCCTAGACAGAAGATGTTTTCGTAGGCTAGATCGATTCCAGGATGGAATGTTTGAGATATTTGAACGGGCTAGACAGCTTTCAAGAACAGACTCTCAG TTGTATGAAGATGTGGTGGAACTACAGAAATTCTTTATTACAATACGAGATGAAATTTGCAAGAATGGTGAGATTCTACTCTCACCTGCTCTCAGCTATACACACAGACATCTTCAAAATGCCTTGgacaaagaaaagaaagaaaaactaCCAAATGAG TTAAAAGAAGATGCAGAAAAGAAAGAGGAAGAGGGGAAGCAGGAGGAAGAAGTAATCAAGGCAGGAGAGGAAGGAGATCCAGATGGGTTGGTTGTCCAGGGCCAGACATACAGAATTGGGGATTTCATCTATGTTGAACCAAG tgAGAAGAATCTAAAGCCGCACATTGTTTGTATTGAGCGTGTCTGGCAAGATGAGGATGGCGAAAACTGGTTGCATGGCAACTGGTATCTCCGGCCACCAGAAACGTTCCACCTCGCTACCAGAAAGTTTCTTGAAAAG GAAGTGTTTAAGAGTGACTATTACAACAAAGTAAAATTCACCAAAGTGATTGGTCGATGTTTTGTAATGTTCGTCAAAGATTACTTCAAAACAAAACCGGAGAGTTTTCCTGAAGCGGACATTTATGTCTGTGAGTCTCGGTATTCAGCGAAAGCAAAAGCTTTTAAGAAGATTAAG ATTTGGTCTCAAACAGCAGTTAATAGCAAACTGGTACCACGTACTGACACGCTCTCAAAGGTCCGTGTAGCATCTGTTTTCGCAAATCAGGATGAGAAAAAAGACGATAACAATGATGAAATTACTGTCTTAGAAAAAGTTAGAGAA ACGGTCGAGGCGGAAGTTGTAAACCCAGAGGAGGGTTGTAAATATTATGAGCAGATGCAGTTTGGAGCAATGTGGTATAAATTGGGTGATCACGTGTTTGTCCGCTCTGATCAACTCAGACCGTTCATCGCTAGAATTGACAAAATGTGGTTGGATGCTAA CGAAGATCCCTGGTTCCACGGTCCTTGGTTTGTGCACCCGTCTGAGACGGAACATCCTCCGACACGGATGTTTTACAAGAATGAAGTCTTCCTCAGTTCTATTGAGGATACGAACCCGATGAGAAGCATCAGCGGAAAATGCGCTGTCCTGGGATACAAGGATTATACGTCAT gTCGTCCAACCGAAGTTCCAGAAGAACATGTGTTTATCTGCGAATCACAATACAAAGAAGCAGAAAAACAAATTCGCAAGATCAAACATCTGAAGAGGTTTAAATCTCTCTCAAACAAAGTCATTGATGATGAGATGTATTTCTTTAAGAAACCTATCACCCCTCTTAAGGAGCCGTCGCCCCTCTTGAACGTCCAGGAGGAGGAAGAGGAGATTGAGGATGGGGTGTCACATATGGGTGATAGCGATACAGGGGTGGACTCTGAGAGTATTACATCCACCCCGAAACTGAAAGCG AAATCGCGCCACGCAAGCGGGTTTATTTTGTTTGCCAGCGAAAATCGTCCAGGTGTGCGAATAGCCAATCCCAAGTGGTCATTTGGGGAGATAAGCCGTGATATAGGCCTCAAG TGGCGTAATCTAACGCCAGAGCAGAAGGCAACGTATGAGGAGCGAGCCACAGAGTGGGCGGAAGCGAGGGCTGCGGAGAAGGAAGCCAACATCCCTCTGCCGTCTGCAGGTTCTGTCTGCATCTACGAATGCCTCTGGGAGGGATGTGATCACCAGTATGAAGACAGAGATGACCTGCAAGGTCACATCATTGAGTTGTCAGGACATATTAAGAATACTGCGGATAATG GAGGGAAGTCGTTTGCCTGTAAATGGAAAGGATGTccaagatataaaaaaaacca ACCTTTCCCTGTGATGGGGCGTCTAATCCGCCATTGCAAGGAAGTCCACATCCGACATGCGGCCAAGTACGTGTTCCCATCGCAAATCGGACGCAGCTATTTCTCCTGCGAGAGTGTTCAGAACGGGTTAAACGTGATGGCTCCTGGACAGAATGCGGTGATGGGCATAGTGGGGCCACCCACTCCAGTAGGTATGGCAGCTCGTCAGATCAACCCAGGCTTTAACCCAATGTTACAAG GTCAAATGCAGGGATACCCTCAGCAAGGGATGCCGCAACAATGGCATCAGCAACAAGGGGGCCAGTGGCAACAGGTGCAGCAGCAACCAGGCCAGTATATGACCCCAGGTCAACCTATGCAGCAGTATCAGATGATGCAACAGGGTATGGGGTCACAACAGGGTCACATAATGCAGCAAG GTATGATGCCATATAACCAGCCTCCTCCGATGATGATGGCACCACTGCCGCACCTCATGGCTCCTGGAAACCCCCCTCCTCCACCTCATCATCCACCCCCTCCTCCTCAAATGCTAGGCCCTCAGCCTGTGCAACTTCAACAACAAG gaGTTCAAATGAATCAGAATCAGTTGAACGTTCAACCTCAGCCGCCTCCGCAGCCAATGTTTGTTGCTCCGCCCCCAAAAACTCAACGATTGCTCCACTCTGAAGCCTACATCCG GTATATCGAAGGTCTAACGCCGAACAAGACAAGCGTCGGGGACTGGGAGAGGAACCTGTACATTCGCCCTGAGCATGTTCCACCAACGTCTGACAACAGAGGGCGCAATGTTAGTCAGTGGTTAGAGAATAAACCCGCAGATGGCGATGTTACCAAGGCATTGTGGAAGCTACGCGACTACATGCTCAATGATGCGTTAAGAATTGATCGTACTTATGAATT TGAGGAAAAAGAACCACAATTCAGAGATGATGATATCATAATAGAGGTGACTAGATGA